The Hyphomicrobiales bacterium nucleotide sequence AACATCTTCACCGAGCGCCGCCGCCGCTCGAGGGCTAACGCATGACCACGGCCGCCACGGCGAGGACCGCGAGCAGCATGGTTTCGGTCACTTCGACGCTCGCCCCGAGGCAGTCGCCCGTGATGCCGCCGAGACGTCTGCGCCAATAGACGGCATGCAGCAGTATGATCGCCAGCGCGGCCAGCAGCACGGGGTCGGCGACCGCGCTGACGAGCCCGAGCCCGATCCCCGACCCGAGCGTCCAGCGCCGGTCGATGCCCTTGGAAAAGCGTGCCCCGAGCCCCTCGCGATAAGGCGGCACGGTGAGGCTCCAGACGAGCGTTCCAAAGCGCGCCCATGCGGGCACGAGTGCGAGCGCCAGCCCGGCGAGCAGCCAGCCGGCCACGCCCTGCCCGGGCAGATGGGTCAACAGGACGGCGAGCAGGACGAGTTTGCCGGCGATCTGCAGCGCGATGGCCTGTGCCCCGAACGAGCCGATCCTCGGGTCCCGCAGCACTTCCGTGAACCGTTCCGGTCCGCCATGCGCCGCCCCGAGCGCATCCGACACGTCCGCGAGACCGTCGAGATGCAAGCCACCTGTGACCCAGACCCAGGCCAGCAATCCGGCGAGCGCCCCGAGCCACGGCTCGACCAGCGCCCCGCCGAGCGCGGCGCCCGCCACCACGAGGCCGATGATGAAGCCGACGAGCGGGTAGTACGCGGCCGAGCGCGTCAGATC carries:
- the cobS gene encoding adenosylcobinamide-GDP ribazoletransferase, which produces MRLRGLLVALQFLTRLPVPAIPDVKADDLTRSAAYYPLVGFIIGLVVAGAALGGALVEPWLGALAGLLAWVWVTGGLHLDGLADVSDALGAAHGGPERFTEVLRDPRIGSFGAQAIALQIAGKLVLLAVLLTHLPGQGVAGWLLAGLALALVPAWARFGTLVWSLTVPPYREGLGARFSKGIDRRWTLGSGIGLGLVSAVADPVLLAALAIILLHAVYWRRRLGGITGDCLGASVEVTETMLLAVLAVAAVVMR